The following proteins are co-located in the Sporolactobacillus pectinivorans genome:
- a CDS encoding NAD-dependent epimerase/dehydratase family protein yields MKIIVAGGDGFCGWPTALYLSKKGHEVSIIDNFSRRKWDGELHSNSLTPILTLKERIEKWKQLTGKTIKFYEGDLNHYDFLSQVLKHVVPDAFVHFAEQRSAPYSMIDREHAVFTQVNNVVGTLNVLYGIKEFVPECHLIKLGTMGEYGFPNIPIEEGYLHVQHEGREDVLPYPKQPGSMYHLSKVHDSHNIMFACKTFGIRATDLNQGIVYGLYTDETSMDPALINRLDYDGVFGTALNRFIIQTAVGHPLTVYGKGGQTRGFLNIKDTVRCIEIAAENPADLGEFRVFNQFTEEFSVQDLAERVQKVASEEGMPISIDHLKDPRVELEEHFFHAKHTKLQELGLEPHLLTEDVIRNILRTVIKYKERVIPENILPTVNWR; encoded by the coding sequence ATGAAAATTATAGTTGCTGGTGGAGATGGATTTTGCGGATGGCCGACCGCTTTGTATCTTTCAAAAAAGGGTCACGAGGTATCGATTATCGATAATTTTTCCAGGAGAAAATGGGACGGTGAGCTTCATTCGAACTCACTGACACCGATCCTGACTTTGAAAGAGCGCATTGAAAAATGGAAACAGCTGACCGGAAAAACGATCAAATTTTATGAGGGTGATCTGAACCATTATGACTTTTTGAGTCAGGTGCTGAAACACGTGGTTCCCGATGCGTTTGTTCATTTTGCTGAGCAGCGTTCCGCGCCTTACTCAATGATTGATCGCGAACATGCTGTTTTTACTCAGGTAAATAATGTGGTTGGGACGCTGAATGTCCTTTATGGAATTAAAGAATTTGTTCCTGAATGCCATTTGATCAAATTGGGGACAATGGGTGAATATGGTTTCCCAAATATTCCGATTGAAGAGGGGTACCTCCATGTTCAGCATGAAGGCCGTGAGGATGTGCTGCCATATCCGAAGCAGCCGGGTTCGATGTATCATCTGTCCAAAGTGCATGACAGCCACAATATTATGTTCGCCTGCAAAACGTTTGGCATCCGTGCTACCGATTTGAATCAAGGCATCGTTTATGGTCTGTACACCGACGAAACATCGATGGATCCGGCACTGATTAACCGTCTGGATTATGATGGCGTATTCGGTACAGCGCTCAACCGGTTCATCATTCAGACCGCTGTTGGCCACCCTCTGACCGTTTACGGGAAGGGCGGACAGACCAGAGGATTCCTGAATATTAAGGATACGGTACGCTGTATTGAGATAGCGGCGGAAAATCCGGCAGATTTAGGGGAATTCCGTGTCTTCAATCAGTTTACAGAAGAATTCTCTGTGCAGGATCTGGCCGAAAGGGTGCAGAAAGTCGCCAGTGAAGAAGGAATGCCGATCTCAATCGATCACCTGAAAGATCCGAGGGTTGAGCTGGAAGAACACTTTTTCCATGCGAAACATACGAAATTACAGGAACTCGGTTTGGAGCCGCATTTGCTGACAGAGGATGTCATCAGAAACATTCTGCGTACTGTCATAAAATATAAAGAACGCGTCATACCGGAAAATATATTGCCAACGGTTAACTGGCGATAA